A region of the Rhodospirillales bacterium genome:
GCGGCCGACACAGGCGTGACACACGCCCGCACCGCTTCACCGTCCACGTGGACGGTGCAAGACCCGCAGAGACCGGTGCCGCACGCGAACTTGCTCCCGGTAAGGCCGAGCACATCTCGGACGTACCACAGCAGGGGCATGTTCGGGTCGCCGCCGAATTCCTGCGGATTGCCGTTGACAGTCAAATTCATGTCAACTTCCTCCTCGTTGTATCCGGACCCGCGGCCGCGAACCCGGAACTGGTGGTCGGCGTAGCAACCCCTCCAACTGGGAGCCGCCGCTACGTCGACAGCAGCCCCATGGTACTTTGCAAGGCGCGCAAGTCCAAATCGGGGCAATTCGTACGGTCGCGGCTCCAAAGTGGCGGGGCCTGAGGTCGCGCCTGGAGGGAATGATGGACAGTCTCGTCTATGCGGACGGAACCTGGCACGAGGGTGATCCGCCGCTCATCGGCGCCCTCAGCCAGAGCTACATGCACGGCACGGCCGTATTCGACGGCGCGCGGCTGTTCAACGATTGTGTCCCGGATCTCGGCCGCCATTGCGAGCGTCTTCTTCGGTCAGCCGCGGTGATGGGATTGGACCAGCCCGTCGATGCAGCGACGGTCGAGAGCCTCGCGCGCGAGGGCGCGCGCCGATTCGAGACGGGTGCTGAACTCTACATTCGTCCGTCCCTGTATGCGGCCCGCGGATTCCTCACGCCGGAGCCGGGGAGCACCCGTTTCCTGCTGTCACTCATGCGGATGGCGATGCCGGCTGCGCACGGGCGATCGATCACCGTGAGCCCGTTTCGTCGCCCCGGACCGGACATGGCCCCGACCGAAGCCAAGGCTTCGTGTCTCTATCCCAACGGATCGCGGGCCCTGCAGGACGCCGAGCGGCGGGGCTTCGACAATGCGCTGATGCTGGATGG
Encoded here:
- a CDS encoding branched-chain amino acid aminotransferase, coding for MDSLVYADGTWHEGDPPLIGALSQSYMHGTAVFDGARLFNDCVPDLGRHCERLLRSAAVMGLDQPVDAATVESLAREGARRFETGAELYIRPSLYAARGFLTPEPGSTRFLLSLMRMAMPAAHGRSITVSPFRRPGPDMAPTEAKASCLYPNGSRALQDAERRGFDNALMLDGDGNVAELASANIWLGRNGVAITPVWNRTFLNGITKLRVSALLGELGIDVVEQTVSLDDVMGADEVFSTGNWGKVLPITRVDDHEFPVGPLYRAAREAYWAYAKTEPL